A single genomic interval of Aureliella helgolandensis harbors:
- a CDS encoding succinylglutamate desuccinylase/aspartoacylase family protein gives MPRASRFGKKKSIATWDEGDIAPGETRNFRLTVSESYSGMNVRIPIQVRRAKREGPTVFVTAALHGDEINGTGVIRQMIHDGALDLKCGGLILVPVLNLLAFDRHSRYLPDRRDLNRCFPGSLGGSLASRMARRIFDEIVMRSDYGIDLHTAAVRRTNYPNIRADMGNAEVARIAHAFGSELVLNGKGPKGSFRREATSIGCPTIVMEGGEVWKVEPRIVESAMKGVTNVLRELGMLEGETEIPPQQTVLEKTVWLRAERGGFLQFHVAPGEVVVREQAIATNTNLLGVERSVLYAPFDGVVIGMTTLPAVTPGEPVCHLGRLPRGTKAAQLSQDRSEDEGLEERLFEELSTNFMVVERSDETEGMGETGDSE, from the coding sequence ATGCCTAGAGCATCCAGGTTTGGCAAGAAGAAAAGTATTGCAACATGGGACGAAGGGGATATCGCTCCTGGCGAAACCCGGAATTTCCGATTAACGGTTAGTGAGAGCTACAGCGGGATGAATGTCCGCATTCCGATTCAGGTGCGGCGGGCTAAGCGAGAGGGGCCGACGGTTTTTGTGACTGCGGCCTTGCATGGCGATGAAATCAATGGCACTGGGGTCATCCGACAAATGATTCATGATGGTGCTTTGGATCTCAAGTGTGGCGGCTTGATCCTAGTGCCCGTCTTGAACCTGCTCGCCTTCGATCGCCATTCACGCTATCTGCCGGACCGCCGCGATCTGAATCGGTGCTTTCCTGGCTCTCTGGGCGGAAGCTTGGCGAGTCGTATGGCGCGGCGGATTTTCGACGAGATCGTGATGCGCAGTGACTATGGGATCGATTTGCATACCGCTGCGGTGCGGCGCACCAATTACCCCAACATTCGAGCTGACATGGGGAATGCAGAAGTGGCTCGCATTGCGCATGCTTTTGGGAGTGAATTGGTGTTGAACGGCAAAGGACCCAAGGGCTCCTTTCGCAGGGAGGCAACCTCCATCGGTTGCCCCACCATCGTCATGGAGGGCGGAGAGGTGTGGAAGGTAGAGCCTCGCATTGTGGAGTCTGCAATGAAAGGGGTTACCAATGTTCTCCGGGAGTTGGGGATGCTGGAAGGGGAAACCGAGATTCCACCTCAGCAAACGGTTTTGGAGAAGACGGTGTGGTTGAGGGCAGAGCGAGGTGGGTTTCTGCAATTTCATGTTGCCCCAGGGGAGGTTGTGGTGCGAGAGCAAGCCATTGCCACCAATACGAATCTGTTGGGGGTGGAACGCAGCGTTCTCTACGCCCCCTTTGATGGAGTGGTGATCGGCATGACAACCTTGCCAGCCGTAACTCCAGGCGAACCCGTATGTCACTTGGGGCGTTTGCCGCGTGGAACGAAAGCGGCGCAACTCAGTCAGGATCGGTCGGAAGATGAGGGGTTGGAGGAACGCCTCTTTGAAGAGCTCTCGACAAATTTTATGGTCGTTGAGCGATCCGATGAAACAGAGGGTATGGGCGAAACGGGTGATTCGGAGTAG
- a CDS encoding RimK family alpha-L-glutamate ligase, producing the protein MKLGILSCSPNCYSTRRLREAAEQRNHSVKVLNSLKFAIDLEEGSPDLFYNQKHLSDYDAVLPRIGASITYFGTAVVRQFEQMDVFCANTSGGISNSRDKLRSLQILSRHYIGIPKTTFVRDKKDVLPAIERVGGAPVIIKLIEGTQGIGVLLAESTKSAEAIIELLQSQKQNVLVQKFVAESKGKDIRAFVVGDQVVGAMRRVAQGQEFRSNVHRGGVTEQVDLDERYKETAVRSAQIMGLRIAGVDMLESKDGPQVMEVNSSPGLEGIETCTQLDIAGAIVDYIGAQVDFPEIDVRQRLTVSRGYGVAEIHLPEGSSYLGQTVAASGLRDNDVNVLTLYRGTSVIPNPRSDRILEAGDRLLCFGKLESMKGLIPKKTRKRRSMKVQPLQESDVAHIES; encoded by the coding sequence ATGAAACTCGGAATACTCTCGTGCAGCCCTAATTGCTATAGCACGCGTCGCTTGCGTGAGGCGGCAGAGCAGCGAAATCACTCCGTTAAAGTCCTCAATTCCCTGAAGTTTGCAATTGATTTGGAGGAGGGGTCGCCGGATCTCTTTTACAATCAGAAACATCTGTCGGATTATGATGCGGTACTGCCGCGCATCGGAGCTTCGATCACCTATTTCGGTACTGCTGTTGTGCGGCAGTTTGAGCAGATGGATGTTTTTTGTGCCAACACATCGGGAGGGATTTCCAACTCCCGCGACAAGCTGCGTTCCTTGCAAATTTTGAGTCGTCACTACATTGGTATTCCGAAGACGACGTTTGTGCGAGATAAGAAGGATGTTTTGCCCGCGATCGAACGCGTGGGGGGAGCGCCGGTCATCATCAAGTTGATCGAAGGAACTCAGGGGATTGGCGTCCTTCTGGCGGAGTCGACCAAATCTGCGGAGGCAATCATCGAGCTCTTGCAGAGTCAGAAGCAAAATGTATTGGTGCAGAAGTTTGTGGCAGAGAGTAAGGGGAAGGATATCCGAGCCTTTGTGGTCGGGGATCAGGTCGTGGGTGCGATGAGACGCGTGGCGCAGGGGCAGGAGTTCCGTAGCAATGTTCACCGTGGCGGAGTTACGGAACAAGTGGACCTTGATGAACGCTACAAGGAGACGGCGGTCCGTTCAGCCCAGATTATGGGGCTGCGAATTGCCGGGGTGGATATGCTGGAGAGCAAGGATGGGCCACAGGTGATGGAGGTGAATTCCTCGCCAGGGTTGGAGGGGATCGAGACCTGCACTCAGCTCGATATTGCCGGAGCAATCGTGGACTACATCGGAGCCCAGGTTGATTTTCCGGAAATCGATGTGCGGCAGCGTTTGACTGTCAGCCGAGGTTACGGCGTAGCCGAGATCCACCTCCCCGAAGGTTCGAGCTACTTGGGGCAAACCGTTGCCGCCTCAGGGCTGAGAGACAACGACGTCAATGTGTTGACGCTCTATCGCGGAACTTCGGTGATTCCCAACCCTCGTTCCGATCGAATTTTAGAGGCGGGGGATCGCCTCCTGTGCTTCGGGAAATTGGAGTCGATGAAGGGCTTGATTCCCAAGAAGACCCGCAAGCGTCGTTCGATGAAGGTGCAGCCACTGCAGGAGTCGGATGTGGCGCATATTGAGTCTTAG
- a CDS encoding circularly permuted type 2 ATP-grasp protein, translated as MTNHHHFGEYQTENFFDEMLDANGVPRQGAEPLLKCINELPPGELVTRQQSIERALMRMGITFTVYGDEAGTEKIFPFDVIPRIVQAFEWRHIEAGLKQRIEALNRFIDDIYHDQAIVKDGILPRHTLEKAKSFRKQCIGLKPPKGVWCHITGTDLVRHSDGAIYVLEDNLRCPSGVSYVLQNRLVMKRSFPQMFADSNVRPVINYPAQLFKTLSSISPDGNPEPTVVVLTPGIFNSAYYEHSFLAQQMGVELVQGEDLVVENDIVYMLTTDGLEKVDVIYRRIDDDFLDPKHFRKDSMLGVPGLLDAYRQGNVALANAPGTGVADDKVIYAYVPEMIHYYMGEEPVLPNVPTYICERDDDRKYVLEHLDELVVKAANEAGGYGMLIGTQSTLEQRQEFAKRIEDDPRNYIAQPTLALSRVPTNVGDHFEGRHVDLRPYVLYGGDSVWVLPGGLTRVALKKGSLVVNSSQGGGSKDTWVIADQELDATDLKVTL; from the coding sequence ATGACGAATCATCATCACTTCGGCGAGTATCAAACCGAGAATTTCTTTGATGAGATGCTGGACGCCAACGGTGTACCGCGGCAGGGTGCTGAGCCACTGTTGAAGTGCATCAACGAGCTTCCGCCCGGGGAATTGGTGACGCGGCAGCAGTCGATCGAACGCGCTCTGATGCGGATGGGAATCACGTTTACGGTTTATGGCGACGAGGCTGGAACCGAAAAGATTTTTCCATTCGATGTTATTCCGCGCATCGTGCAGGCCTTCGAATGGCGGCATATTGAAGCTGGGCTGAAGCAACGCATTGAAGCCCTCAATCGCTTCATTGACGACATCTACCACGACCAAGCAATTGTCAAAGACGGGATTCTCCCACGGCACACGCTGGAGAAAGCCAAGTCGTTTCGGAAGCAATGCATCGGGCTCAAGCCTCCCAAGGGGGTCTGGTGCCATATTACTGGTACCGATTTGGTGCGGCACAGCGATGGCGCGATCTACGTGCTCGAAGACAATTTGCGCTGTCCGTCCGGCGTATCGTATGTGCTGCAAAATCGGCTGGTTATGAAACGCAGTTTCCCGCAGATGTTCGCCGATTCGAACGTGCGGCCGGTGATCAATTATCCTGCGCAGTTGTTTAAGACGTTGTCGAGTATTAGTCCGGACGGAAATCCGGAACCGACGGTGGTTGTGCTAACCCCGGGAATCTTTAACTCGGCTTACTACGAGCACTCGTTCCTAGCGCAGCAGATGGGTGTTGAGCTGGTGCAGGGGGAGGACTTGGTAGTTGAGAATGACATCGTCTATATGCTCACGACCGACGGGCTTGAGAAAGTAGACGTTATCTACCGACGCATCGACGATGATTTCCTGGACCCCAAGCACTTCCGCAAAGATTCGATGCTTGGTGTGCCTGGTTTGTTGGACGCCTATCGTCAAGGCAATGTGGCCTTGGCTAATGCGCCAGGAACGGGAGTTGCCGACGACAAAGTCATCTACGCCTATGTGCCGGAGATGATCCATTACTACATGGGAGAAGAGCCGGTACTGCCCAATGTGCCGACCTATATTTGTGAGCGGGATGACGATCGCAAGTATGTGCTGGAACATTTGGATGAATTGGTTGTTAAGGCGGCCAATGAAGCGGGGGGGTATGGAATGTTAATCGGCACGCAGTCGACTTTGGAGCAACGGCAAGAGTTTGCCAAACGCATCGAAGACGATCCCCGCAATTATATTGCCCAGCCCACCTTGGCGTTGTCGCGGGTTCCCACGAACGTTGGCGATCATTTTGAAGGGCGACATGTCGACCTTCGGCCGTATGTGCTGTATGGCGGGGATTCGGTGTGGGTCCTGCCGGGCGGCTTAACCCGCGTGGCCCTTAAGAAGGGATCGCTCGTCGTGAACTCTTCGCAAGGTGGTGGAAGTAAGGATACTTGGGTAATCGCAGATCAAGAGCTCGATGCGACTGATTTGAAAGTTACGCTCTAG
- a CDS encoding alpha-E domain-containing protein produces the protein MLSRVANSIYWMTRYIERAENLARFIDVSSNVILDQPEAAAKQWEPLVRTTSDEKYFREHYGEFTASNVRNFLTFDREYSNSILSSLSQARENARTVREAISSEAWEVLNENYLAVKHAALQGAAAANSDFYTEVKRQSHLFNGVFDSTMSRDKGWYFANIGRFLERADKTSRILDVKYFTLLPSFDDVDTTLDDLLWSAVLRSVSGFEMYRKRYHSLTINRVVEFLVLDTKFPRSIHYCVRTAIGSLNRVGGPEDNIALKQAAAIEAKLCNVTAKEVINGGLHEFIDGIQKELNRLGEAIHETYFARRDELHATPVKLLSATQSQSQSLTN, from the coding sequence ATGCTAAGTCGAGTTGCAAATTCCATCTATTGGATGACGAGGTATATCGAGCGAGCGGAAAACCTGGCGCGTTTTATCGACGTTTCGTCCAATGTGATTCTCGACCAGCCCGAAGCGGCTGCCAAACAGTGGGAGCCACTGGTCAGGACCACTTCGGATGAAAAGTACTTCCGCGAGCACTATGGCGAGTTTACGGCGAGCAATGTACGTAATTTCTTGACGTTTGACCGTGAGTATTCGAATTCAATTCTTAGTTCCTTGAGTCAAGCTCGTGAGAATGCGCGGACCGTTCGCGAAGCGATCTCATCGGAAGCTTGGGAGGTTCTCAACGAAAATTACCTGGCGGTCAAGCATGCGGCCCTGCAAGGCGCTGCAGCGGCAAATTCCGATTTCTACACTGAGGTTAAACGGCAGAGTCACTTGTTTAACGGCGTCTTTGACAGCACCATGTCCCGCGACAAGGGATGGTACTTTGCGAACATCGGTCGCTTCCTTGAGCGGGCAGACAAGACGAGCCGCATATTGGACGTTAAATATTTCACACTCCTCCCCTCCTTTGATGATGTCGATACCACGCTCGATGATCTACTTTGGTCGGCCGTACTGCGCTCGGTCAGCGGGTTTGAAATGTACCGCAAACGCTATCACTCGTTGACCATTAATCGTGTGGTCGAATTCCTCGTGTTGGATACGAAATTTCCTCGCTCAATTCACTACTGTGTGCGAACTGCGATCGGTTCTTTAAATCGCGTAGGAGGGCCTGAAGACAATATTGCCCTCAAGCAGGCGGCGGCCATCGAGGCAAAGTTGTGCAATGTTACCGCTAAGGAAGTTATCAACGGCGGCTTGCATGAATTCATCGATGGGATTCAGAAGGAATTGAATCGTCTGGGGGAAGCCATTCATGAAACCTATTTCGCGCGACGCGATGAACTGCACGCAACACCGGTCAAGCTCCTGTCGGCAACGCAGTCGCAATCTCAGAGTCTGACCAACTAG
- a CDS encoding DNA alkylation repair protein, whose translation MVDILRELQSLGSPQTVKTCRRHGAEGEMYGVKISDLKKLVKRVKGNHALVLELWDTQNSDAMYLAALAADGREFTRKQLDGWAKTAWWYMLSCYAVPYVAAEHPAAFGIAQKWMKARAESVASAGWNTYALALAVRPDSELDFAAIQERLDFVQASIDSAANRVRYCMNGFVISVGCYVEPLLRSAQNTAQAIGQVQVDLADTACRVPLAVDAIDKVVQMGRVGRKRKSTKC comes from the coding sequence GTGGTTGATATCCTGCGAGAGCTGCAGTCCTTGGGGAGTCCTCAGACGGTCAAGACGTGTCGGCGTCATGGCGCAGAGGGCGAGATGTATGGGGTGAAAATCTCAGATCTCAAAAAGCTAGTGAAACGCGTCAAGGGAAATCATGCCTTGGTGTTGGAGTTGTGGGATACCCAGAATTCTGATGCGATGTACTTGGCAGCACTAGCTGCAGACGGAAGGGAATTTACGCGCAAGCAGTTGGATGGTTGGGCTAAAACTGCGTGGTGGTACATGCTCAGCTGCTATGCGGTTCCTTATGTGGCTGCGGAGCATCCCGCTGCCTTTGGCATTGCTCAAAAATGGATGAAAGCTCGGGCCGAAAGTGTGGCGTCTGCTGGCTGGAATACCTATGCCCTGGCGCTGGCGGTCCGCCCCGACTCGGAGCTGGACTTTGCGGCGATTCAAGAGCGACTCGATTTTGTGCAAGCGAGCATTGACTCGGCGGCCAACCGCGTCCGTTATTGCATGAATGGATTCGTAATTTCGGTGGGTTGTTACGTGGAGCCGCTGTTGCGATCTGCGCAAAATACTGCCCAGGCGATTGGCCAAGTCCAGGTCGATCTGGCCGACACGGCTTGCCGTGTTCCGTTGGCGGTCGACGCTATCGATAAAGTGGTGCAGATGGGTCGCGTGGGGCGGAAACGCAAAAGCACCAAGTGCTAG
- a CDS encoding WD40/YVTN/BNR-like repeat-containing protein — MDLRKCIPLLGLWIAWSCASGYAQDLIWELGPTGTKASLRGLHAVDDQVVWVAGSQGTVLRSTDGGSSWSNGSPSEHSDLEFRSIYAWDDREACVASAGVPAVILKTLDGGKSWRRVFEHSSASAFWDALRFWDAEHGIAFSDPVDGKLLIVETADRGASWQRVAVEKLPAALPGEAGFAASNSAMCLGSHGGVWIGLGGAVGERSRILYRPAWGADWKLAACPLSSSPTQGVFSIAGDAQSKLVAVGGDYRLGISDAPKITAATSSDGGATWTAASRPPEAFRSAVVTVPRGGAWEQAWVAVGPSGSDWSLDGRQWETFSRAGFHALAGGASEVFACGADGRFAILRRH, encoded by the coding sequence ATGGATTTGCGCAAATGCATACCGTTGTTGGGACTCTGGATCGCGTGGAGTTGCGCTAGCGGATACGCGCAAGATCTGATCTGGGAGCTCGGCCCGACAGGCACGAAAGCCAGTCTGCGTGGGTTGCATGCGGTGGATGATCAGGTGGTCTGGGTAGCTGGGAGTCAAGGCACCGTCCTGCGTTCGACTGACGGAGGTTCGAGCTGGAGCAATGGTAGCCCGAGCGAGCATTCCGACCTGGAGTTTCGGTCGATCTATGCTTGGGATGACCGCGAAGCTTGTGTGGCCAGTGCTGGAGTTCCAGCGGTCATTCTCAAAACCCTCGATGGCGGGAAGAGCTGGAGGAGAGTGTTTGAGCACTCCTCGGCGTCTGCCTTTTGGGATGCGTTGCGATTTTGGGATGCTGAACATGGGATCGCTTTCAGCGATCCGGTCGATGGGAAATTGTTGATTGTCGAAACCGCCGACCGGGGAGCCAGTTGGCAGCGGGTTGCTGTCGAAAAGCTGCCTGCCGCTTTGCCAGGCGAAGCAGGCTTTGCTGCCAGCAATTCGGCTATGTGCCTTGGCAGCCATGGAGGCGTGTGGATTGGATTGGGTGGTGCCGTCGGCGAACGCAGTCGCATCCTGTACCGTCCTGCGTGGGGAGCCGACTGGAAGCTTGCCGCATGTCCCCTTTCCAGTAGCCCTACTCAAGGGGTGTTTTCGATCGCGGGAGACGCACAGAGCAAGTTGGTAGCTGTCGGAGGGGATTATCGACTTGGGATTTCGGACGCACCGAAAATCACGGCGGCAACAAGCTCGGATGGAGGTGCTACCTGGACGGCAGCTAGCCGACCGCCGGAAGCCTTTCGTTCCGCCGTCGTCACGGTGCCACGGGGTGGCGCTTGGGAGCAGGCTTGGGTGGCGGTGGGACCGAGCGGTTCCGATTGGTCGTTAGACGGTCGCCAGTGGGAGACTTTCTCGAGGGCGGGATTTCATGCATTGGCTGGCGGTGCGTCGGAGGTGTTTGCCTGTGGAGCAGACGGTCGCTTTGCTATCTTGAGACGGCACTAG
- a CDS encoding sugar phosphate isomerase/epimerase family protein → MQFTPNRRNVLQAATAGLATLSVGRLGKASALPPEVNLQFGLVTYLWGKDMTLPELLATCEAAGVGGVELRTEHKHAVEPTLNAHQRSEVRKRFADSPVELVGYGANCEFHSDDPSAVKANIEQAKGYIQLMHDCGGSGVKVKPNGFPKGLSRQQTIEQIGTSLNEVAEYGLGFGQKIRVEVHGKGTSELPVIRDIFEVADHENAFVCWNCNGEDLAGEGLEANFKMVQKRIGDTTHIREMNLEDYPYPELMKLLVDAKCEGWVLLEARTNPQDKVAALIEQRKIFERLIQAS, encoded by the coding sequence ATGCAATTTACTCCGAATCGCCGTAACGTACTCCAGGCAGCTACCGCCGGGCTTGCGACTCTTTCCGTTGGCCGGCTTGGTAAAGCTAGCGCTTTGCCCCCTGAGGTAAATCTGCAATTTGGGTTGGTGACCTATCTGTGGGGGAAGGATATGACGCTTCCCGAATTGTTGGCGACCTGCGAGGCAGCGGGAGTTGGCGGCGTGGAATTGCGTACTGAGCACAAGCATGCCGTGGAGCCCACTCTCAACGCGCACCAGCGCAGTGAGGTGCGAAAGCGGTTCGCCGACAGCCCCGTGGAGTTAGTGGGATATGGGGCAAATTGTGAGTTCCATTCAGACGACCCTTCGGCCGTAAAAGCGAATATTGAGCAGGCAAAGGGCTATATTCAGCTGATGCATGACTGCGGCGGCAGTGGTGTGAAGGTCAAGCCCAATGGGTTCCCCAAAGGCCTTTCACGCCAGCAGACCATTGAGCAAATTGGAACATCGCTCAATGAAGTGGCTGAGTATGGGCTTGGGTTCGGGCAGAAGATCCGCGTCGAGGTCCACGGTAAAGGGACCAGTGAGCTACCTGTGATTCGTGATATTTTCGAGGTCGCCGATCACGAGAACGCTTTTGTGTGTTGGAATTGCAATGGTGAAGATTTGGCCGGTGAGGGATTGGAAGCCAACTTTAAAATGGTGCAGAAACGGATTGGAGACACCACCCACATTCGAGAGATGAACCTGGAAGACTACCCCTACCCAGAGCTGATGAAGCTGTTGGTGGACGCGAAGTGTGAGGGGTGGGTGCTGCTCGAGGCTCGCACCAATCCGCAAGATAAGGTGGCCGCTTTGATAGAGCAGCGGAAGATTTTTGAACGATTGATCCAGGCGAGTTGA